Proteins encoded in a region of the Suricata suricatta isolate VVHF042 chromosome 10, meerkat_22Aug2017_6uvM2_HiC, whole genome shotgun sequence genome:
- the LOC115303850 gene encoding polypeptide N-acetylgalactosaminyltransferase 4: MAVRWTWAGKSCLLLALLTVAYILVELSVSTFHASSAAGLARERGAQPLSDPWGKAEDLSRPLYEKPPADFRALGEWGKASKLQLSEDELKQQEELIERYAINIYLSDRISLHRHIEDKRMYECKSQKFNYRKLPTTSVIIAFYNEAWSTLLRTIHSVLETSPAVLLKEIILVDDLSDRVYLKTQLETYISNLDRVRLIRTNKREGLVRARLIGATFATGDVLTFLDCHCECNSGWLEPLLERIGKDETAIVCPVIDTIDWNTFEFYMQTGEPMIGGFDWRLTFQWHSVPKHERDRRKSRIDPIRSPTMAGGLFAVSKKYFQYLGTYDTGMEVWGGENLELSFRVWQCGGKLEIHPCSHVGHVFPKRAPYARPNFLQNTARAAEVWMDEYKEHFYNRNPPARKEAYGDISERKLLRERLKCKSFDWYLKNVFSNLHVPEDRPGWHGAVRSRGISSECLDYNAPDSNPTGANLSLFGCHGQGGNQFFEYTSNKEIRFNSVTELCAEVPQQKNHVGMQNCPKDGFPIPANIIWHFKEDGTIFHPHSGLCLSAFRTPEGRPDVQMRTCDALDKNQIWKFEK, encoded by the coding sequence ATGGCCGTGAGGTGGACCTGGGCAGGCAAGAGCTGCCTGTTGCTGGCGCTTTTAACAGTGGCCTATATCTTGGTGGAACTCTCTGTCTCGACTTTCCATGCCTCCTCAGCAGCGGGCCTTGCCAGGGAGAGGGGGGCCCAACCGCTCTCAGACccctggggaaaggcagaggactTGTCTCGACCGCTTTATGAGAAGCCCCCTGCAGATTTCCGTGCActtggggagtgggggaaagcCAGCAAACTCCAGCTCAGCGAGGATGAACTGAAGCAGCAAGAAGAACTTATCGAGAGATATGCCATTAATATTTATCTCAGCGACAGGATTTCCCTGCACCGCCACATAGAGGATAAAAGAATGTATGAGTGTAAATCCCAGAAGTTTAACTATAGGAAACTTCCCACCACCTCTGTTATCATTGCTTTCTATAATGAAGCCTGGTCGACTTTGCTCCGCACCATCCACAGTGTTTTAGAAACTTCTCCTGCAGTCCTCTTGAAGGAGATCATCCTAGTGGATGACTTGAGTGACAGAGTTTATTTGAAGACACAGCTTGAAACTTACATCAGCAATCTCGATAGAGTCCGCTTGATTAGAACAAATAAGCGGGAGGGGCTGGTTCGAGCCCGCCTGATTGGGGCCACTTTTGCCACAGGGGATGTCCTCACTTTCCTGGATTGCCACTGTGAGTGTAATTCCGGTTGGTTAGAACCACTTTTGGAAAGAATTGGTAAAGATGAAACAGCAATTGTATGTCCTGTGATAGACACCATTGATTGGAatacttttgaattttatatgcaGACTGGGGAGCCCATGATTGGTGGATTTGACTGGCGCTTAACCTTCCAGTGGCATTCTGTCCCCAAACATGAAAGGGACCGACGGAAATCGAGAATTGACCCAATCAGATCGCCCACCATGGCGGGAGGACTGTTCGCTGTCAGCAAGAAATATTTCCAGTACCTTGGAACGTATGACACGGGAATGGAAGTGTGGGGGGGTGAGAACCTGGAGCTGTCGTTTCGGGTGTGGCAGTGTGGAGGCAAACTGGAGATCCACCCCTGTTCCCACGTGGGCCATGTATTCCCCAAGCGGGCGCCTTACGCTAGACCCAACTTCCTCCAGAATACTGCCCGGGCAGCGGAAGTGTGGATGGATGAGTACAAAGAGCATTTCTACAACCGAAACCCTCCAGCCAGGAAGGAAGCATATGGAGATATATCTGAAAGAAAATTGCTACGAGAACGGCTGAAGTGCAAGAGCTTTGACTGGTATTTGAAAAACGTGTTTTCTAACTTACATGTCCCAGAGGACAGGCCAGGCTGGCATGGAGCTGTTCGCAGCAGGGGGATCTCTTCTGAATGTTTAGACTATAACGCTCCTGACAGTAACCCCACAGGGGCCAACCTTTCTCTGTTTGGCTGCCACGGTCAAGGAGGCAATCAGTTCTTCGAATATACTTCGAACAAGGAAATAAGGTTTAACTCTGTGACAGAGTTATGCGCAGAGGTTCCCCAGCAAAAAAATCATGTAGGAATGCAAAATTGCCCAAAAGATGGGTTCCCCATTCCAGCAAACATTATATGGCATTTTAAAGAAGATGGAACCATTTTTCATCCCCACTCGGGACTGTGTCTTAGTGCTTTTCGGACACCTGAGGGTCGCCCTGATGTTCAGATGAGAACTTGTGATGCTCTCGATAAAAACCAAATCTGGAAGTTTGAGAAATAG